From Vibrio aerogenes, a single genomic window includes:
- a CDS encoding ABC transporter permease, with protein sequence MKAVMMKEFRQLSRDRITFGMVVMIPLIQLLLFGFAINTNVRHVPVAVVDQSGSQIGRLITQTISVTQVVDVKAYYATTQEAELAIHQGTVRAALILPEDLSHRVDQQRTLGQWIVDGSDTMISSAIMRLQSVPISQDGVATNSDQQKTFDVALYYNPSRRSAVNIVPGLLGVILTMTMILFTSAAIVRERERGNLELLITTPVHSIELMVAKIVPYIFIGLIQVIIILGLGYLIFDVPVNGALSQVLWGTLLFISASLTLGLVISTIASTQLQAMQMTVFILLPSILLSGFMFPYEGMPTEAQWIAEVLPATHFMRMIRGIVLRGASLADLWKDAVWMACFTVIGLLVASARFKKSLD encoded by the coding sequence ATGAAAGCTGTGATGATGAAAGAATTTCGTCAACTCTCGCGGGACAGAATCACTTTCGGGATGGTTGTGATGATCCCTTTAATTCAGCTGCTTTTGTTTGGATTTGCCATCAATACTAATGTAAGGCATGTGCCGGTTGCTGTTGTTGATCAAAGTGGAAGCCAGATTGGCCGCCTGATTACTCAGACAATCAGTGTCACGCAGGTTGTTGATGTTAAAGCGTATTATGCAACGACACAAGAGGCTGAGCTGGCGATTCATCAGGGAACTGTCCGGGCTGCACTGATTTTGCCTGAAGACCTTTCCCACCGGGTCGATCAACAGCGAACTTTAGGCCAGTGGATTGTTGATGGCTCTGATACCATGATCAGCTCTGCGATTATGCGGCTGCAAAGTGTACCAATATCGCAGGATGGTGTTGCTACAAATTCAGATCAGCAGAAAACATTTGATGTCGCTCTTTACTACAATCCCAGCCGCCGCTCTGCAGTTAATATTGTTCCGGGATTGTTAGGTGTCATTCTGACGATGACGATGATCCTCTTCACCAGTGCTGCAATTGTCAGGGAACGGGAACGGGGAAACCTTGAATTGCTGATCACAACACCTGTACATTCGATTGAGCTGATGGTTGCGAAAATCGTCCCTTATATTTTCATCGGTCTGATTCAGGTCATCATTATTCTTGGATTAGGATACCTGATTTTTGATGTACCGGTGAACGGTGCTTTGAGCCAGGTCTTGTGGGGAACATTGCTGTTTATTTCAGCCAGCCTGACACTTGGACTGGTGATTTCAACCATAGCAAGTACACAATTACAGGCAATGCAAATGACCGTTTTTATTTTGCTGCCATCCATTTTGTTATCCGGTTTTATGTTTCCTTACGAAGGCATGCCGACAGAAGCGCAGTGGATAGCCGAAGTCTTACCGGCAACGCATTTTATGCGAATGATCCGCGGTATTGTCCTTCGTGGTGCTTCATTGGCTGACTTGTGGAAAGATGCAGTTTGGATGGCCTGTTTTACGGTGATTGGCCTGTTAGTTGCGTCTGCCCGGTTTAAGAAATCTCTGGACTGA
- a CDS encoding ABC transporter ATP-binding protein translates to MTLPAIMAENVVKQFGNFTAIDDINLSVPKGCIYGFLGPNGCGKSTTIRVLTGLLRPTSGRVNVLGLNIPGEAEQLRLKIGYMTQKFSLYDDLTVEENLQFMGQIFGMRTNELNRRVSEQSHTYGLDQRRKQRVSGMSGGQKQRLSLAAATMHRPELLFLDEPTSAVDPENRREFWEQLFDLSAQGTTILVTTHYMDEAERCHRLAIMDSGFIRADGEPEKLMADMGVNVLEVQAPELRRLKEKLISFPQVRSAAQLGVRLRVLIYQDVTEPVSWLRQSCSELLNAEISMARPSLEDVFVTVTGEGRQ, encoded by the coding sequence ATGACGTTACCGGCAATTATGGCTGAAAATGTTGTGAAGCAGTTTGGCAACTTTACTGCGATTGATGACATTAATCTATCTGTCCCCAAAGGTTGTATTTACGGCTTTCTCGGCCCCAATGGATGTGGTAAATCAACGACGATCAGAGTCCTGACCGGATTGCTTCGCCCCACATCCGGGCGGGTGAATGTTCTTGGGCTGAATATACCAGGCGAGGCTGAGCAGCTAAGGCTGAAAATCGGATATATGACGCAAAAGTTTTCTTTATACGATGACTTAACGGTTGAAGAGAATTTGCAGTTTATGGGGCAGATTTTCGGTATGCGAACAAATGAACTGAACCGCCGGGTAAGTGAGCAATCACATACATATGGACTGGATCAACGCAGAAAGCAGCGTGTTTCCGGTATGAGCGGCGGGCAGAAGCAGAGACTTTCACTGGCTGCTGCGACAATGCATCGTCCTGAATTGTTATTTCTTGATGAACCAACCTCTGCCGTCGATCCGGAAAACCGCCGCGAGTTTTGGGAGCAGTTGTTTGATTTGTCTGCGCAGGGGACAACCATTCTGGTCACGACGCACTATATGGATGAAGCTGAGCGTTGTCACCGGCTGGCCATTATGGATTCAGGATTTATCCGGGCTGATGGTGAACCAGAAAAACTGATGGCTGATATGGGGGTCAATGTGCTGGAAGTGCAGGCACCGGAACTTCGTCGTCTGAAAGAGAAGCTGATTTCTTTTCCACAGGTTCGTTCAGCCGCTCAGTTAGGTGTGCGCCTTCGGGTTTTGATCTATCAGGATGTGACAGAGCCTGTCTCATGGCTCCGGCAATCATGTTCTGAGTTATTGAATGCGGAAATATCTATGGCCCGGCCCAGCCTTGAAGATGTATTTGTTACTGTAACAGGGGAGGGACGCCAGTGA
- a CDS encoding HlyD family secretion protein: MNRYVLCSLLFIIWLTGCRSESGSLALGMLERDRITLKATAAEIIRSLPVKEGQTVKKGQVLVRLDTRNQLAVLDQAKAEQARATAYLQKLTNGERPEDVAAAQAKVFQTRAIYLEAEKNYQRKKELVRKKLISQSEKDAAQATKDSAQASLRSARESFAKLTAGARIEDIEQAKASLAATKAEVTLQTQKLQELTIVATRDGIIDSLPHYLGERVSVNSTLAVIQANRIPYARIYVPARHRIQFVPGKRVDVHVDGSSVVYQGTVRWVAHEASFTPYFALTEDERARLMYLAKVDLDESAADLPSGLPVQVDLTGKERE; the protein is encoded by the coding sequence ATGAATCGATATGTGTTATGTTCTCTGCTATTTATCATATGGCTGACCGGATGCCGGTCAGAGTCCGGGAGCCTGGCGCTCGGAATGCTGGAACGTGACCGGATAACCCTGAAAGCAACCGCTGCTGAAATCATCAGAAGTTTGCCGGTAAAAGAAGGGCAGACCGTAAAAAAAGGTCAGGTTCTGGTCCGGTTGGATACAAGAAATCAATTAGCTGTTTTAGATCAGGCAAAAGCTGAACAAGCGAGGGCTACAGCTTATTTGCAAAAGCTTACTAATGGTGAACGTCCGGAAGATGTTGCTGCTGCACAGGCCAAAGTATTTCAGACCAGAGCGATTTATCTGGAAGCTGAAAAAAATTATCAGCGCAAGAAAGAACTGGTCAGAAAAAAACTCATTAGTCAGTCGGAAAAAGATGCGGCACAAGCAACGAAAGATTCCGCTCAGGCATCATTGCGTTCAGCCAGAGAATCATTTGCAAAGCTGACTGCCGGAGCCCGGATTGAAGACATTGAGCAAGCGAAGGCTTCGCTGGCAGCAACAAAAGCCGAAGTGACGTTACAGACGCAAAAATTACAGGAACTGACCATTGTCGCGACCCGGGATGGCATTATTGATTCATTACCTCATTATCTCGGAGAACGGGTGAGTGTGAACAGTACGTTAGCAGTTATTCAGGCCAATCGTATTCCTTATGCACGAATCTATGTCCCGGCCCGTCACCGGATTCAGTTTGTTCCCGGTAAGCGGGTCGATGTTCATGTTGATGGAAGTTCGGTTGTATATCAGGGAACAGTTCGCTGGGTGGCTCATGAAGCCTCATTCACTCCTTACTTTGCACTGACAGAAGACGAGAGAGCCAGGCTCATGTATCTGGCTAAGGTGGATTTGGATGAATCCGCAGCAGATTTACCGTCCGGGTTACCTGTTCAGGTGGATTTGACCGGGAAGGAGCGTGAGTGA